One Coregonus clupeaformis isolate EN_2021a chromosome 33, ASM2061545v1, whole genome shotgun sequence DNA window includes the following coding sequences:
- the LOC121556360 gene encoding uncharacterized protein LOC121556360, which produces MAPNSPIDFSPGGPNFQRTVNVERQLDGDACQEGMSLLNHTTDNSLIFQKMRETFQHRQKLVNDPGRSVDILSSFPRFLDTKGLVDQHFTLLFDDDTSSRLLQKWDLFFKPNVIKEAKPLTSTPELRRLVQSAESPPGSGIDEATTYDQEMASLLLLLNLLPPPPGGLNAPKINVMQLRLVVFHKSCYSLEEHLRNQQGRQPYLLAVGRQKSKIESFYITMDKRLIPCKANRSLGACDELFKAHFVFNLSYDVALVNFYTFLQTTVYNIDVGKMKESPRVKDLRARLLNQPVAL; this is translated from the exons ATGGCACCAAATAGCCCAATTGACTTTTCTCCAGGGGGCCCAAATTTCCAAAGGACTGTTAATGTTGAAAGACAGCTTGATGGTGATGCTTGCCAAGAGGGCATGTCTTTGCTCAACCATACCACAGACAATTCCCTGATTTTCcagaagatgagagagacctttCAGCACCGTCAGAAGCTCGTTAATGACCCAGGCAGAAGTGTTGATATCCTCTCCAGCTTCCCAAGATTCCTGGATACAAAAGGATTG GTGGACCAACACTTCACTCTCCTATTTGATGACGACACATCCTCCAGGCTTCTTCAGAAATGGGATTTGTTCTTCAAGCCAAATGTCATAAAAGAGGCTAAGCCGCTCACCTCAACACCAGAGTTGCGTCGCTTGGTGCAGTCAGCAGAAAGTCCCCCAGGAAGTGGTATTGATGAGGCAACAA CCTACGACCAAGAAATGGCTTCCCTGTTGTTGCTGTTAAATCTCCTTCCACCACCTCCAGGGGGACTGAATGCTCCAAAAATTAATGTGATGCAGTTGAGACTTGTTGTCTTTCATAAG TCATGCTACAGTTTGGAGGAGCATCTCCGCAACCAGCAGGGTCGGCAGCCGTACCTCCTCGCTGTTGGGCGTCAGAAGAGCAAGATTGAGAGcttctacatcacaatggataaGCGTCTCATCCCATGCAAGGCAAACCGCTCCCTCGGGGCATGTGATGAACTTTTCAAAGCACATTTTGTGTTTAATTTGTCTTACGATGTGGCACTTGTGAATTTTTACACATTCCTGCAGACAACAGTGTATAACATTGATGTGGGGAAAATGAAGGAGTCACCCAGAGTTAAAGACTTGAGAGCGAGACTGCTTAACCAGCCAGTAGCACTCTGA